In Pelosinus sp. UFO1, one genomic interval encodes:
- a CDS encoding FMN-binding glutamate synthase family protein, with product MLLSWMMMKLMDPSIDEATRKMLTEDYPDNPFLMVTVAEKLSPRAMMEAAMRAEAGKELTRPLGSPIVLSPWDKILLNPRQLFELPPPDYKNIDMKTIIGPRAKKPLKLDIPIMITGMSYGGSLSLPIKVALAKGSALAGTSTNTGESAVTGEERGAAKYLVGQYHRGGQLSGEEQLGQLDAIEIQLGQGAWGGAVNETMKADKIGEHLRKAWHLEKGKDATVYARMPGKNTTQEYITMINEMKAQYDVPVGVKIAGTDYIEYELAVIAKTQADYIVVDGSEGGTAVANPTLQDNVGLPTFHTLVRTVDWLIKNNLRDKFSVIVAGGLTTPGHFLKALALGADAVYIGSIALLAALHTQMTKALPQAPPSQMLLYTGKLTDKLNVDAAALHLAKFLDSCKIEMQLAVQAVGKSSINELNRSDMVTVEKDLSEFAAIRYAGSHRNDKQENKC from the coding sequence ATGTTATTAAGTTGGATGATGATGAAACTTATGGATCCCTCAATTGATGAGGCAACGAGAAAAATGCTGACAGAGGATTACCCGGATAATCCTTTTCTGATGGTGACTGTAGCTGAAAAGTTATCACCTCGTGCTATGATGGAAGCTGCTATGCGTGCAGAGGCTGGTAAGGAATTAACCCGTCCCCTTGGTAGTCCCATTGTGTTATCTCCATGGGATAAAATCTTACTAAATCCTAGACAATTATTTGAACTACCACCCCCTGATTACAAGAATATTGATATGAAGACTATAATAGGTCCTAGGGCAAAAAAACCTCTAAAATTAGACATACCTATAATGATTACAGGTATGTCCTATGGCGGATCCTTAAGTCTACCGATAAAAGTAGCCTTGGCGAAAGGTTCGGCACTGGCGGGCACATCTACTAATACTGGTGAATCAGCTGTTACGGGGGAAGAACGTGGTGCTGCCAAATACCTTGTTGGACAATACCATCGTGGTGGCCAACTAAGTGGTGAAGAACAATTAGGTCAGTTGGATGCAATTGAAATTCAATTAGGACAAGGTGCTTGGGGTGGCGCAGTAAATGAAACAATGAAGGCGGATAAAATTGGTGAACATCTAAGAAAAGCTTGGCATTTAGAAAAAGGAAAAGATGCTACGGTATATGCCCGTATGCCAGGGAAAAATACAACGCAAGAGTATATTACGATGATTAATGAAATGAAAGCCCAATATGATGTTCCTGTAGGAGTGAAAATAGCTGGCACGGATTACATAGAATATGAATTGGCCGTGATAGCAAAAACGCAAGCAGATTATATTGTAGTGGATGGATCAGAGGGCGGGACAGCAGTTGCTAATCCTACATTACAAGATAATGTGGGGTTGCCTACTTTTCATACACTAGTGAGAACAGTAGATTGGCTAATTAAAAATAATTTGCGGGATAAATTTAGTGTTATCGTTGCTGGTGGTTTAACAACCCCTGGTCATTTTTTAAAAGCTCTTGCTTTAGGAGCGGATGCAGTTTATATTGGATCCATTGCTCTTTTGGCGGCACTTCATACACAGATGACAAAGGCCTTGCCTCAGGCTCCTCCTTCCCAGATGCTGTTATACACAGGTAAGCTTACAGATAAACTAAATGTTGATGCAGCAGCCCTACATTTAGCGAAGTTTTTAGACTCTTGTAAAATTGAGATGCAATTAGCAGTGCAGGCAGTTGGCAAGAGTAGCATTAATGAACTAAATCGTAGTGATATGGTAACAGTAGAGAAGGACTTGTCTGAGTTTGCAGCCATTCGATATGCCGGCAGTCACCGGAATGATAAACAGGAAAACAAATGTTGA
- a CDS encoding type III polyketide synthase: MGDPQILAIGTAVPNYTLQQQEIKQFATSIFRSHMDNLERLLPVFENSCIKTRYLSQPLEWYSTPHTFAEANQVYEKVALDLSEEAALQAMTKANIQPMDIGMVLFVSSTGIATPTLDAKLIQRLGLSPHTGRLPIWGLGCGGGVAGLARAGELAYHFTGKAVLLVAVELCSLTFQRNDYSKANVVGTSLFGDGAAAVLLSMGEGSGPVVLGNYSTLFSNSEDIMGWELVDSGLKVRFSRDIPSIVRRHLPGLVKNACDKWEIDQSAIHHYIVHPGGVKVLDAYQESLKIKKDQLLYAYEILRDYGNMSSVSVLFVLERFMAKTPQVGNYGILLALGPGFSAEQVVFKW; encoded by the coding sequence ATGGGGGATCCCCAGATATTAGCAATTGGAACAGCGGTTCCAAACTATACGTTACAGCAGCAGGAAATTAAACAATTTGCCACTAGTATTTTCCGTTCTCATATGGACAATCTTGAGCGTTTGCTTCCCGTATTTGAAAATAGTTGTATTAAAACTAGGTATTTATCTCAGCCTTTAGAGTGGTATAGTACTCCTCATACCTTCGCAGAAGCAAATCAGGTATACGAAAAGGTGGCATTGGATCTTTCAGAAGAAGCGGCTTTACAAGCTATGACGAAGGCTAATATTCAACCTATGGATATTGGTATGGTCTTATTTGTCTCATCAACGGGTATTGCAACTCCAACCTTAGATGCAAAGCTGATTCAGCGGTTAGGATTATCACCTCACACCGGAAGATTGCCTATTTGGGGACTTGGTTGCGGTGGAGGTGTAGCTGGTTTGGCACGTGCTGGCGAATTGGCTTATCATTTTACTGGAAAAGCAGTGTTATTGGTAGCTGTTGAACTTTGCAGTCTTACTTTCCAAAGAAATGATTATTCGAAAGCCAATGTAGTTGGTACGAGTCTCTTTGGGGACGGGGCAGCAGCAGTCTTACTATCTATGGGTGAAGGCAGTGGTCCAGTTGTCCTAGGTAACTACAGTACCTTATTTTCTAATTCGGAAGACATCATGGGATGGGAACTGGTTGATTCAGGGCTAAAAGTACGATTTTCTCGAGATATTCCTAGTATCGTTCGTCGTCATTTACCAGGACTGGTAAAAAACGCCTGCGATAAATGGGAGATTGATCAATCGGCAATTCACCATTATATTGTACATCCCGGTGGTGTAAAAGTTTTGGATGCATATCAGGAAAGCCTGAAGATAAAAAAAGATCAATTATTATATGCATATGAGATATTAAGGGATTATGGTAATATGTCTAGTGTATCCGTACTATTTGTTTTAGAGCGGTTTATGGCAAAGACTCCCCAAGTTGGGAATTATGGGATATTGCTAGCACTAGGTCCAGGATTTAGTGCAGAACAGGTCGTGTTTAAATGGTAG
- a CDS encoding isoprenylcysteine carboxyl methyltransferase family protein yields MVILLLIQRTVELYIAKKNRKWALESGAQEFGKEHYPWFFILHGGWLIGWVLEVSLYGRNLSELWFLWLSLFIIAQGIRYWCIVSLGRFWNTRILVIPGRPLVSKGPYKFIKHPNYVAVAIELIAVPLLFDAVITAGTATVFNGWLLLNVRIPAEERALQ; encoded by the coding sequence ATGGTTATATTATTACTTATCCAGCGTACGGTAGAACTTTATATTGCAAAAAAAAATCGTAAGTGGGCATTAGAATCTGGTGCGCAAGAATTTGGAAAAGAACATTATCCTTGGTTTTTTATTTTGCATGGGGGATGGCTAATTGGCTGGGTATTAGAAGTTAGTTTATACGGGCGCAATCTAAGTGAATTATGGTTTTTATGGCTTAGTTTATTTATTATTGCCCAAGGAATAAGGTACTGGTGTATAGTAAGTCTTGGACGCTTTTGGAATACTCGCATCCTTGTAATTCCTGGAAGACCACTTGTTTCAAAAGGTCCCTATAAATTTATAAAACATCCTAACTATGTGGCTGTAGCTATTGAATTAATTGCCGTGCCCCTTTTGTTTGATGCAGTCATAACCGCGGGTACTGCTACAGTATTCAACGGGTGGTTACTCTTAAATGTTCGTATACCTGCGGAAGAGCGAGCTTTACAATAA
- a CDS encoding acyl-CoA dehydratase activase, whose protein sequence is MEVFLGIDVGSVSTNIVTIDQAGELKDSLYIRTQGRPIDAVQKGLETIYKRNTNIIVKGVGATGSGRQMTGIIVGADCVKNEITAHAVAALHSIPDVQTVIEIGGQDSKIIIIRNGIVTDFAMNTVCAAGTGSFLDQQAARLNLPIEEFGARAFESTSPVRVAGRCAVFAESDMIHKQQTGHQISDILSGLCHALVRNYLNNVGKGKPIQGPILFQGGVAANKGMKRAFEEALGCEVIIPPYYNVMGALGAAVLAKEKVKGQNDTAFRGFDIIDYQYTPRSFECDGCPNSCEIVELKINNKTAAFWGDKCGKWNN, encoded by the coding sequence ATGGAAGTTTTTTTAGGTATTGATGTAGGCTCCGTTAGCACTAATATTGTAACAATTGATCAAGCAGGGGAACTAAAAGACTCTTTATATATCCGTACACAAGGTAGACCAATTGATGCAGTGCAAAAAGGACTTGAAACGATTTATAAGCGTAATACGAATATAATTGTAAAAGGGGTAGGAGCTACTGGCAGCGGTCGACAAATGACGGGAATTATAGTTGGTGCGGATTGTGTTAAGAATGAAATAACAGCACATGCTGTAGCAGCTTTACATAGCATACCTGATGTACAAACGGTAATAGAGATTGGTGGTCAGGATTCGAAAATAATCATTATACGAAATGGTATAGTAACGGACTTTGCCATGAATACAGTTTGTGCAGCCGGTACAGGATCTTTTTTAGATCAGCAGGCTGCAAGGTTAAATCTGCCTATTGAGGAATTTGGTGCTCGAGCGTTTGAATCAACGTCACCTGTTCGAGTTGCTGGTCGCTGTGCAGTATTTGCCGAATCTGATATGATCCACAAACAGCAAACGGGTCATCAAATTTCAGATATTTTAAGTGGTTTATGTCATGCTTTGGTAAGGAACTATTTGAATAATGTAGGAAAAGGGAAGCCTATTCAAGGGCCCATTTTATTTCAAGGAGGGGTAGCTGCTAATAAAGGAATGAAGAGAGCCTTTGAAGAGGCCCTTGGTTGTGAGGTAATTATACCACCTTATTATAATGTAATGGGGGCTCTAGGAGCTGCGGTGCTAGCAAAAGAGAAAGTAAAGGGTCAGAATGATACTGCCTTTCGTGGATTTGATATTATCGATTACCAATATACGCCTCGCAGTTTCGAATGCGACGGCTGCCCTAATTCATGTGAAATAGTTGAACTAAAAATAAATAATAAAACTGCTGCCTTCTGGGGAGATAAATGTGGTAAATGGAATAACTAA
- a CDS encoding DUF1657 domain-containing protein, with the protein MTVQKDLQKAVAAAESAKGTYASFAQSTDDQTAKQLFTQMSQDMDQHISQLNSRLSVAAQNQLNNQAE; encoded by the coding sequence ATGACCGTACAAAAAGATTTGCAAAAAGCAGTTGCTGCCGCTGAATCTGCAAAAGGAACCTATGCCTCATTTGCTCAATCCACTGATGACCAAACAGCAAAACAACTGTTTACACAAATGTCTCAGGATATGGATCAGCATATCAGCCAGCTTAACAGTCGTCTTAGTGTCGCAGCCCAAAACCAATTAAACAATCAAGCAGAGTAA
- a CDS encoding acyl-CoA dehydratase activase-related protein, translated as MSICIGVPRGLLYYYYGDLWGNFFDKLGAEMIVSKETSKATLNCGSMLDGVCLPVKAYFGHVVEIHQKVDYLFMPRIVSVAKGQYTCPELIGLTDMVRSNLTNLPPLIDENISLLKNKRQLYQSIIRVGEKFGKGTLASLYAWNTAYKEFCHKANRVSKRYQVTAEQGKRIGIIGHPYILYDSLISMNVLEKLQKLGVDVLTPDKVDLPCANKASSFLEKKLFWSYCQHLVGAAEVMLTQEKTIDGMIVITSFACGPDSLMVEIIKQQAQAAGIPCMLLTVDEHTGENAFVTRLEAFVDMLTWRS; from the coding sequence TTGTCAATATGTATAGGGGTGCCACGAGGTCTACTTTACTACTACTACGGAGATCTGTGGGGTAACTTTTTTGATAAGCTAGGTGCTGAGATGATAGTTTCTAAAGAGACATCAAAAGCAACTTTAAATTGTGGTAGTATGCTTGATGGGGTATGTTTGCCAGTAAAAGCTTACTTTGGTCATGTTGTTGAAATTCATCAAAAAGTTGATTACTTATTTATGCCACGTATTGTTAGCGTAGCCAAAGGACAATATACTTGTCCAGAGTTAATCGGATTGACTGATATGGTACGAAGTAATTTAACTAATTTGCCGCCACTTATCGATGAGAATATTAGCCTATTGAAAAATAAAAGGCAATTGTATCAGTCCATTATTAGGGTAGGTGAAAAATTTGGTAAGGGTACTTTAGCCAGTCTATATGCTTGGAATACTGCCTATAAAGAATTTTGCCATAAGGCAAACCGTGTTTCTAAGAGGTATCAAGTAACTGCAGAGCAGGGGAAAAGAATAGGGATCATTGGTCACCCCTATATACTGTATGATTCGTTAATCAGCATGAATGTTCTAGAAAAATTACAAAAATTAGGTGTCGACGTATTGACTCCAGATAAGGTAGATCTTCCTTGCGCTAATAAAGCCAGCAGTTTTTTAGAAAAAAAACTTTTCTGGTCTTATTGTCAGCATTTAGTAGGAGCAGCAGAGGTAATGCTTACTCAAGAAAAAACTATAGATGGTATGATTGTAATCACCTCTTTTGCCTGCGGGCCGGACTCCTTAATGGTGGAAATTATTAAACAGCAGGCTCAGGCAGCAGGAATTCCTTGTATGTTATTGACGGTAGATGAGCATACAGGGGAAAATGCTTTTGTCACTAGACTAGAAGCTTTTGTCGATATGCTTACATGGAGGTCTTAG
- a CDS encoding acyl-CoA dehydratase activase-related protein, whose protein sequence is MVITFPQMGTMHVTLASLFKSLGVDVLPPPSITRKTLDLGVKHSPETVCIPFKITLGSFIEALEQGADTIVTCGGVGPCRLGYYGILQKQILTDLGYQFEMIIIEPNIFSVMKSLGKIAPKLSLREIYQAFCLAGAKMNALDDIEHVVNKVRPKEKLRGQVDSIWQQAQDYIDTECSIDELASYSLTVNEKLQAIETKSEGRSLTIGIVGEIFLVLEPFINQDIIRKLGYMGIEVYKTMSLTDYVRIHLLKKKKYFKSYENMLSLAKPYLGHYVGGHGIKSIGSTIQHAQNNFDGIIHLFPFTCMPEIVAKNILPQVSREFNIPVLSLAFDEQSGEEGVNTRIEAFIDLLTYRQNKKNVEI, encoded by the coding sequence ATGGTAATCACCTTTCCACAAATGGGAACGATGCACGTTACTTTAGCAAGTTTGTTTAAAAGTCTTGGTGTTGATGTCTTACCGCCACCATCAATTACAAGAAAGACCTTAGACTTGGGCGTAAAGCATTCGCCTGAAACAGTCTGCATCCCCTTCAAAATAACGCTAGGCAGTTTTATTGAAGCTTTGGAACAGGGGGCAGATACTATCGTTACATGTGGCGGAGTAGGGCCATGTCGATTAGGGTACTATGGAATACTGCAAAAACAAATTTTAACTGACTTAGGTTATCAATTTGAAATGATAATTATCGAACCTAATATTTTCTCGGTTATGAAATCACTGGGCAAAATAGCCCCTAAATTAAGTTTGCGTGAAATTTATCAAGCGTTTTGTTTAGCGGGTGCGAAAATGAACGCACTAGATGATATTGAACATGTTGTTAATAAGGTGCGCCCAAAGGAAAAGCTCAGAGGACAGGTTGATTCTATTTGGCAGCAAGCTCAAGATTACATTGATACGGAGTGTAGTATTGATGAACTGGCATCATATAGCCTGACAGTAAACGAAAAACTTCAGGCTATTGAAACGAAATCGGAAGGTAGATCTCTGACAATTGGCATAGTAGGAGAGATTTTCCTTGTGTTGGAGCCCTTTATCAACCAGGATATAATAAGGAAATTGGGTTATATGGGAATTGAAGTTTATAAAACCATGTCACTTACTGATTATGTACGGATACATTTATTAAAAAAGAAAAAATATTTTAAATCATACGAGAATATGTTGAGTTTAGCCAAGCCCTATCTTGGACATTATGTGGGCGGGCATGGGATAAAAAGCATTGGTTCTACAATACAACATGCTCAAAATAACTTCGATGGAATCATTCATCTATTTCCTTTTACCTGCATGCCCGAGATTGTTGCTAAAAATATTTTGCCACAGGTAAGTAGAGAGTTTAATATTCCCGTGTTGTCTTTAGCCTTTGATGAACAATCTGGTGAAGAGGGAGTGAATACAAGGATAGAAGCTTTTATCGATTTGCTAACTTATCGTCAAAACAAAAAGAATGTCGAAATTTAA
- a CDS encoding PP2C family protein-serine/threonine phosphatase — translation MGYNILIVDDVLFNRTILREALKGMEEVTFTDAENGMQALDIIAGQEISLIILDLMMPLKDGFEVLHDMKQEKDFKDIPVIVYSAIDDIDSISKALTLGAYDYFTKPLKPKEMNVILPMKVKNALISYDQQKTIRTLNEKMKLELLMANLFQQSMLKEKQDMSSATMYGKYIPSQEIGGDFYESFQIGEDTWFIMADVSGYGVSAAMLSSMLKVEFHHCAQFIQSPEKVLKWMNQTFYKITQSNYSLTAFVGKIHENTLFYSNAGQPYPMVFRVKDKTVQILRESNFPLGMEDNEAYNLHNIELESDDIIMTYTDGLLEDRSFKDSLGVYDDLANNFITYQQIIKENPSDFFDIIFKLFGNVQNEEVNHDMAIMLICMK, via the coding sequence ATGGGGTACAATATCCTAATTGTGGACGACGTCCTATTTAACCGGACAATTCTGAGGGAAGCCTTAAAAGGCATGGAAGAAGTGACGTTTACAGATGCTGAAAACGGGATGCAGGCATTGGATATAATTGCAGGGCAGGAAATTAGTTTAATTATTCTTGACTTGATGATGCCGTTAAAAGATGGATTTGAAGTATTGCATGACATGAAGCAGGAAAAGGATTTTAAAGATATTCCCGTCATTGTATATTCGGCTATTGATGATATTGACAGTATCAGTAAAGCCCTTACACTTGGAGCTTATGATTACTTTACCAAGCCTTTAAAACCAAAAGAAATGAATGTGATTTTACCTATGAAGGTTAAAAATGCACTAATCAGCTATGACCAACAAAAAACAATCCGAACGTTAAACGAAAAAATGAAACTAGAACTGTTAATGGCTAATTTGTTTCAACAGTCAATGCTCAAGGAAAAACAGGACATGTCTAGTGCAACCATGTATGGTAAATATATTCCATCCCAAGAAATTGGTGGTGATTTTTATGAATCTTTTCAAATTGGCGAAGATACATGGTTCATCATGGCAGATGTTTCAGGATATGGTGTTTCGGCAGCGATGTTGTCCTCGATGCTAAAAGTTGAGTTTCATCATTGTGCCCAATTTATTCAATCTCCCGAGAAGGTGCTTAAATGGATGAATCAAACCTTTTATAAAATTACCCAAAGCAATTATTCACTAACTGCGTTTGTTGGTAAGATTCATGAGAACACTTTATTCTATTCCAATGCAGGACAGCCTTATCCTATGGTGTTTCGTGTTAAAGATAAAACAGTGCAAATTTTGCGAGAAAGTAATTTCCCTTTGGGTATGGAAGATAATGAAGCCTATAACTTACATAATATTGAGTTGGAATCAGATGATATCATTATGACCTATACGGATGGATTGCTTGAAGATCGATCTTTTAAAGATAGTTTGGGAGTATACGATGATTTGGCAAATAATTTTATAACCTATCAGCAAATTATAAAAGAAAACCCTAGTGATTTTTTTGATATCATTTTTAAACTTTTTGGTAATGTTCAAAATGAAGAAGTTAACCATGATATGGCGATTATGTTGATTTGTATGAAATAA
- a CDS encoding sodium:solute symporter family protein encodes MNPYLLAIVAYACVLVAVGFIATKKVKGVSDFFVAGRKLGPALLFTTLIAPNIGAGSTVGVAGVGYKFGISAWWWIASSAVGSVILAFAVGPAIWQVAKKYNLYTLGDYLDHRYNRNFRGLISLMMALGTVAIFAGQLMGIAWILTAVAGTSKTVGILVGAIVVVLYFGAGGLLAATVVNSIQIIVKFIGFFLAVPFALHYVGGWDGLTTLVSQNFADQSQADAYMSFDGMGISMIIGYFLMLTPSFFISPGLIGKVYGARDRATVRLGTALNALVQFGFAIVPVILGMCAFAAFPNLSERELAMPIVMKEFMPFWASAFALAAIFSAEVSAADAVLYMITTSFTKDLYKTFIKPDISDEKLLKMSRIVTAVAGVLGIGIALLLPNIITALSIFYSLMSVSLTAPLLFGLFSRRPSTTAAFLCAITGVLTTVVLQFGNGGKGIGILNAQSTGIALTIIIMVFMMYIYPEKKEKQTI; translated from the coding sequence ATGAATCCATATTTATTAGCGATTGTTGCATATGCATGTGTTTTGGTTGCCGTAGGGTTTATTGCAACAAAAAAAGTAAAAGGCGTTTCTGATTTTTTCGTTGCAGGAAGAAAATTAGGGCCTGCACTGCTCTTTACAACCCTGATTGCTCCCAATATTGGTGCTGGGTCTACTGTTGGTGTGGCTGGAGTAGGTTACAAATTTGGGATTTCTGCGTGGTGGTGGATTGCTTCTTCTGCAGTAGGGTCCGTGATACTAGCATTTGCTGTTGGGCCAGCTATCTGGCAAGTGGCAAAAAAGTATAACTTATATACATTAGGGGATTATCTTGATCATCGTTATAATCGAAATTTCCGTGGACTGATATCTCTTATGATGGCCCTTGGAACAGTTGCTATTTTTGCAGGGCAGCTAATGGGAATTGCTTGGATTTTAACGGCTGTTGCGGGGACCAGTAAGACTGTGGGCATTTTGGTTGGTGCGATTGTGGTTGTTCTGTACTTTGGTGCAGGAGGTCTTTTAGCTGCAACTGTTGTAAATAGTATCCAAATTATTGTAAAGTTTATTGGCTTTTTCTTGGCAGTACCCTTTGCTTTGCATTATGTAGGTGGTTGGGATGGTCTTACTACTTTAGTTTCCCAAAACTTTGCTGATCAGAGTCAGGCAGATGCGTATATGAGTTTTGATGGTATGGGGATTTCGATGATAATAGGTTACTTTTTGATGTTGACTCCCTCTTTTTTTATTTCCCCAGGGCTAATTGGTAAGGTTTATGGGGCTCGGGATAGAGCTACAGTAAGGCTAGGTACGGCTCTTAATGCATTGGTACAGTTTGGTTTCGCCATAGTTCCCGTAATATTAGGAATGTGCGCTTTTGCTGCATTTCCTAACCTATCAGAAAGGGAATTGGCAATGCCTATTGTGATGAAAGAGTTTATGCCATTTTGGGCCTCTGCGTTTGCCTTAGCAGCTATTTTTTCAGCGGAAGTAAGTGCGGCAGATGCGGTTTTGTATATGATTACTACGTCTTTTACAAAGGACTTATATAAAACCTTCATTAAGCCTGACATCTCAGATGAAAAATTATTAAAGATGAGCCGCATTGTAACAGCAGTAGCTGGAGTACTTGGTATTGGTATTGCCCTGCTTTTGCCGAATATCATTACAGCATTATCTATATTTTATTCATTAATGTCAGTGTCGCTGACAGCACCTTTATTGTTTGGCTTGTTTTCTCGCAGGCCTTCTACTACAGCAGCTTTTTTATGTGCTATTACAGGTGTATTGACTACGGTAGTATTACAGTTTGGCAATGGAGGAAAGGGAATAGGAATATTGAATGCCCAATCTACGGGAATTGCTTTGACAATTATCATCATGGTATTTATGATGTATATATATCCAGAAAAGAAGGAAAAGCAGACTATATAA
- a CDS encoding ATP-binding protein yields the protein MAKVTRKIVKISDELCTGCGKCVSPCAEGAIEIYNGKARVLREELCDGAGYCLGVCPTGALTTEERISEDFDERAVEEHKKTIANRPEFHHIMKCSLCGVTENDRPLLPIKSKGESDWVCVHCIPRLIHS from the coding sequence ATGGCGAAGGTTACTAGAAAAATTGTTAAAATTAGTGATGAGTTATGTACTGGTTGTGGCAAATGTGTTTCTCCCTGTGCGGAAGGAGCTATTGAGATTTATAATGGCAAGGCGCGAGTACTTCGTGAGGAGTTGTGTGACGGTGCTGGTTACTGCTTGGGTGTATGTCCAACAGGAGCCTTAACTACTGAGGAACGCATCTCTGAGGACTTTGACGAGCGTGCGGTGGAAGAACATAAAAAGACCATCGCCAATCGACCAGAATTTCATCATATTATGAAATGTTCTTTATGTGGTGTAACGGAGAATGATCGACCTTTACTACCGATTAAATCTAAGGGAGAAAGTGATTGGGTCTGTGTACATTGCATTCCTCGTTTGATACACAGTTAA
- the trmL gene encoding tRNA (uridine(34)/cytosine(34)/5-carboxymethylaminomethyluridine(34)-2'-O)-methyltransferase TrmL: MHIVLVEPEIPGNTGNIARLCAATNSELHLVKPLGFSIEDKYLKRAGLDYWNLVKVSCHENFAEVVELYKGHNFYFNTTKADKHYTDIQYMPDDFLVFGKETAGLPEALLAENTENCIRIPMVDDARSLNLSNAAAIVVYEALRQQQFAKLK; this comes from the coding sequence ATGCATATTGTTTTAGTTGAACCTGAAATTCCTGGTAATACTGGTAATATAGCTCGATTGTGTGCAGCAACAAATAGCGAACTGCATTTAGTAAAACCATTGGGTTTTTCGATTGAGGATAAGTATTTGAAACGTGCCGGTCTTGATTATTGGAATTTAGTAAAAGTATCTTGTCATGAAAACTTTGCTGAAGTGGTAGAATTATATAAAGGGCATAATTTCTACTTTAATACGACAAAAGCGGATAAACATTATACCGACATTCAGTATATGCCAGATGATTTTTTAGTTTTCGGGAAGGAAACAGCTGGTCTGCCGGAAGCCCTATTGGCAGAGAATACAGAAAACTGCATTCGGATTCCTATGGTGGATGATGCGAGATCGCTTAATTTATCGAATGCTGCAGCAATCGTTGTATACGAAGCCCTTCGTCAACAACAGTTTGCAAAATTAAAGTAA
- a CDS encoding TIM barrel protein: MYANFGPAGNPDAFYEAGYKASVDMPAWLGKQKLTAYEYQCSRGVHIKEETAREIGRQAEKYGIKLSIHAPYFISLATEDEKITANTQNHFMRSLEVARWIGADRIVFHMGGPGKQTRTAAMLRVKRAFSAVLELMEQRGFTGVYLCPETMGKQNQLGSLEEVVDICSMSKWVTPTVDFGHLHAVSGGQYITESEFESVFDIIGEKLGAEVAKQLHIHFSRIEFTKGGEKRHWTFVDDFGPPHEPLITLCAKRGFTPRVICESAGTQGIDAKVMQELYLSLVNTK, encoded by the coding sequence TTGTATGCTAACTTTGGTCCGGCAGGTAATCCGGATGCATTTTATGAAGCTGGATATAAGGCGTCAGTAGATATGCCAGCTTGGCTAGGTAAACAAAAACTTACTGCCTATGAATATCAATGTAGTCGAGGAGTACATATAAAAGAAGAAACAGCCAGAGAAATTGGAAGGCAGGCGGAAAAATATGGAATAAAGCTAAGTATTCATGCGCCCTACTTCATTAGTTTGGCTACGGAAGATGAGAAGATTACTGCCAATACACAAAACCATTTTATGAGATCATTAGAGGTCGCTCGTTGGATTGGGGCGGATCGTATTGTTTTTCATATGGGAGGACCAGGAAAGCAAACACGTACAGCCGCAATGCTGAGAGTGAAACGTGCCTTTAGTGCCGTATTAGAACTCATGGAACAAAGAGGATTCACTGGTGTCTATCTTTGTCCAGAAACCATGGGAAAACAAAATCAATTGGGATCATTAGAAGAAGTGGTAGATATTTGTTCTATGTCTAAATGGGTTACGCCCACCGTAGATTTTGGACATTTACATGCAGTCTCAGGTGGGCAGTATATTACGGAATCAGAATTTGAAAGTGTTTTTGACATCATTGGTGAAAAATTAGGGGCAGAAGTAGCGAAACAATTACACATTCATTTTAGTCGCATTGAGTTTACCAAAGGCGGAGAAAAGCGTCACTGGACTTTTGTTGATGATTTTGGTCCTCCTCATGAACCCTTAATTACTTTGTGTGCAAAACGTGGTTTTACACCGCGAGTGATTTGCGAATCAGCAGGTACGCAAGGAATAGACGCAAAGGTTATGCAAGAATTATATCTATCGCTGGTAAATACAAAATGA